From one Lolium rigidum isolate FL_2022 chromosome 4, APGP_CSIRO_Lrig_0.1, whole genome shotgun sequence genomic stretch:
- the LOC124706537 gene encoding 1-deoxy-D-xylulose-5-phosphate synthase 1, chloroplastic isoform X2, producing the protein MALSSTFSLARGFLGVLPQEHHSPSAVELHARPLKPRRRSYISASLSEREAEYHSQRPPTPLLDTVNYPIHMKNLSLKELQQLSDELRSDVIFHVSKTGGHLGSSLGVVELTVALHYVFNTPQDKLLWDVGHQSYPHKILTGRRDKMPTMRQTDGLSGFIKRSESEYDSFGTGHSSTTISAALGMAVGRDLKGGKNNVVAVIGDGAMTAGQAYEAMNNAGYLDSDMIVILNDNKQVSLPTATLDGPAPPVGALSGALSKLQSSRPLRELREVAKGVTKQIGGSVHEIAAKVDEYARGMISGSGSSLFEELGLYYIGPVDGHNIDDLITILREVKGTKTTGPVLIHVITEKGRGYPYAERASDKYHGVAKFDPATGKQFKTPAKTLSYTNYFAEALIAEAEQDSKIVAIHAAMGGGTGLNYFLRRFPNRCFDVGIAEQHAVTFAAGLACEGLKPFCAIYSSFLQRGYDQVVHDVDLQKLPVRFAMDRAGLVGADGPTHCGAFDVTFMACLPNMVVMAPSDEAELLNMVATAAAIDDRPSCFRYPRGNGIGVPLPENYKGIPIEVGKGRIMIEGERVALLGYGSAVQYCMAAASIVEEHGLRVTVADGRFCKPLDHALIRRLAKSHEVIITVEEGSIGGFGSHVAQFMALDGLLDGKLKWRPVVLPDRYIDHGSPADQLAEAGLTPSHIAATVFNIIGQAREALAIMTVQNV; encoded by the exons atGGCGCTCTCGTCGACGTTCTCCCTCGCACGAGGCTTTCTCGGCGTGCTGCCTCAGGAACACCATTCCCCTTCCGCCGTCGAGCTCCATGCCCGGCCTCTCAAG CCGAGGAGGAGGTCCTACATTTCTGCGTCGCTGTCGGAGAGGGAGGCAGAGTACCACTCGCAGCGGCCGCCCACCCCGCTGCTGGACACGGTGAACTACCCCATCCACATGAAGAACCTCTCCCTCAAGGAGCTGCAGCAGCTCTCCGACGAGCTCCGCTCCGACGTGATCTTCCACGTCTCCAAGACCGGCGGCCACCTCGGGTCCAGCCTCGGCGTCGTCGAGCTCACCGTCGCGCTGCACTACGTCTTCAACACCCCGCAGGACAAGCTCCTCTGGGACGTCGGACATCAG TCATATCCCCACAAGATCCTCACGGGGCGGCGTGACAAGATGCCGACGATGCGGCAGACCGACGGATTGTCTGGTTTCATCAAGCGCTCGGAGAGCGAGTACGACAGCTTCGGCACCGGCCACAgctccaccaccatctccgcCGCTCTCG GGATGGCCGTCGGGAGGGACCTCAAGGGCGGCAAGAACAACGTGGTGGCGGTGATCGGCGACGGGGCCATGACAGCCGGGCAGGCCTACGAGGCCATGAACAACGCTGGCTACCTCGACTCCGATATGATCGTGATACTGAACGACAACAAGCAGGTGTCGCTGCCGACGGCGACACTCGACGGGCCGGCGCCGCCCGTGGGCGCGCTCAGCGGCGCCCTCAGCAAGCTGCAGTCCAGCCGGCCGCTCAGGGAGCTCCGGGAGGTGGCCAAG GGAGTGACGAAGCAAATCGGCGGGTCCGTGCATGAGATTGCGGCGAAGGTGGACGAGTACGCCCGCGGCATGATCAGCGGCTCCGGTTCGTCGCTGTTCGAGGAGCTCGGGCTCTACTACATTGGCCCCGTCGACGGCCACAACATCGACGATCTCATCACAATCCTCCGGGAGGTCAAGGGCACCAAGACCACCGGCCCGGTGCTCATCCATGTCATCACCGAGAAAGGCCGCGGCTACCCCTACGCCGAGCGTGCCTCCGACAAGTACCACG GTGTGGCTAAGTTCGACCCGGCGACGGGGAAGCAGTTCAAGACCCCGGCCAAGACGCTGTCCTACACCAACTACTTCGCGGAGGCGCTGATCGCCGAGGCGGAGCAGGACAGCAAGATCGTGGCCATCCACGCGGCCATGGGGGGCGGCACGGGGCTCAACTACTTCCTCCGCCGCTTCCCGAACCGGTGCTTCGACGTTGGGATCGCGGAGCAGCACGCCGTCACCTTCGCCGCCGGCCTGGCCTGCGAGGGGCTCAAGCCCTTCTGCGCCATCTACTCCTCGTTCCTCCAGAGAGGCTACGACCAGGTTGTGCATGACGTGGACCTTCAGAAGCTTCCCGTCAGGTTCGCCATGGACAGGGCGGGGCTTGTCGGCGCCGACGGGCCGACTCACTGCGGGGCCTTCGACGTGACGTTCATGGCTTGCCTTCCCAACATGGTCGTCATGGCCCCCTCCGACGAGGCCGAGCTGCTGAACATGGTCGCCACCGCCGCGGCCATCGATGACCGCCCCTCCTGCTTCCGATACCCGAGAGGCAACGGCATCGGCGTACCGTTGCCCGAGAACTACAAAGGCATTCCCATCGAG GTGGGCAAAGGGAGGATTATGATTGAGGGTGAGAGGGTGGCGCTGCTGGGGTACGGTTCCGCGGTGCAGTACTGCATGGCGGCGGCGTCCATCGTGGAGGAGCACGGCCTCAGGGTCACCGTCGCCGACGGCAGGTTCTGCAAGCCATTGGACCACGCCCTCATCAGGAGGCTCGCCAAGTCCCACGAGGTGATCATCACCGTCGAGGAAGGATCCATTGGAGGATTCGGCTCTCACGTGGCTCAGTTCATGGCCCTGGATGGCCTTCTCGACGGCAAACTTAAG TGGCGGCCGGTGGTGCTTCCCGACAGGTACATCGATCACGGATCACCGGCCGATCAGCTGGCGGAGGCGGGGCTGACGCCGTCGCACATCGCCGCGACGGTGTTCAACATCATTGGGCAGGCGAGGGAGGCCCTCGCCATCATGACGGTGCAGAATGTCTAG
- the LOC124706537 gene encoding 1-deoxy-D-xylulose-5-phosphate synthase 1, chloroplastic isoform X1 encodes MALSSTFSLARGFLGVLPQEHHSPSAVELHARPLKVQPRRRSYISASLSEREAEYHSQRPPTPLLDTVNYPIHMKNLSLKELQQLSDELRSDVIFHVSKTGGHLGSSLGVVELTVALHYVFNTPQDKLLWDVGHQSYPHKILTGRRDKMPTMRQTDGLSGFIKRSESEYDSFGTGHSSTTISAALGMAVGRDLKGGKNNVVAVIGDGAMTAGQAYEAMNNAGYLDSDMIVILNDNKQVSLPTATLDGPAPPVGALSGALSKLQSSRPLRELREVAKGVTKQIGGSVHEIAAKVDEYARGMISGSGSSLFEELGLYYIGPVDGHNIDDLITILREVKGTKTTGPVLIHVITEKGRGYPYAERASDKYHGVAKFDPATGKQFKTPAKTLSYTNYFAEALIAEAEQDSKIVAIHAAMGGGTGLNYFLRRFPNRCFDVGIAEQHAVTFAAGLACEGLKPFCAIYSSFLQRGYDQVVHDVDLQKLPVRFAMDRAGLVGADGPTHCGAFDVTFMACLPNMVVMAPSDEAELLNMVATAAAIDDRPSCFRYPRGNGIGVPLPENYKGIPIEVGKGRIMIEGERVALLGYGSAVQYCMAAASIVEEHGLRVTVADGRFCKPLDHALIRRLAKSHEVIITVEEGSIGGFGSHVAQFMALDGLLDGKLKWRPVVLPDRYIDHGSPADQLAEAGLTPSHIAATVFNIIGQAREALAIMTVQNV; translated from the exons atGGCGCTCTCGTCGACGTTCTCCCTCGCACGAGGCTTTCTCGGCGTGCTGCCTCAGGAACACCATTCCCCTTCCGCCGTCGAGCTCCATGCCCGGCCTCTCAAG GTGCAGCCGAGGAGGAGGTCCTACATTTCTGCGTCGCTGTCGGAGAGGGAGGCAGAGTACCACTCGCAGCGGCCGCCCACCCCGCTGCTGGACACGGTGAACTACCCCATCCACATGAAGAACCTCTCCCTCAAGGAGCTGCAGCAGCTCTCCGACGAGCTCCGCTCCGACGTGATCTTCCACGTCTCCAAGACCGGCGGCCACCTCGGGTCCAGCCTCGGCGTCGTCGAGCTCACCGTCGCGCTGCACTACGTCTTCAACACCCCGCAGGACAAGCTCCTCTGGGACGTCGGACATCAG TCATATCCCCACAAGATCCTCACGGGGCGGCGTGACAAGATGCCGACGATGCGGCAGACCGACGGATTGTCTGGTTTCATCAAGCGCTCGGAGAGCGAGTACGACAGCTTCGGCACCGGCCACAgctccaccaccatctccgcCGCTCTCG GGATGGCCGTCGGGAGGGACCTCAAGGGCGGCAAGAACAACGTGGTGGCGGTGATCGGCGACGGGGCCATGACAGCCGGGCAGGCCTACGAGGCCATGAACAACGCTGGCTACCTCGACTCCGATATGATCGTGATACTGAACGACAACAAGCAGGTGTCGCTGCCGACGGCGACACTCGACGGGCCGGCGCCGCCCGTGGGCGCGCTCAGCGGCGCCCTCAGCAAGCTGCAGTCCAGCCGGCCGCTCAGGGAGCTCCGGGAGGTGGCCAAG GGAGTGACGAAGCAAATCGGCGGGTCCGTGCATGAGATTGCGGCGAAGGTGGACGAGTACGCCCGCGGCATGATCAGCGGCTCCGGTTCGTCGCTGTTCGAGGAGCTCGGGCTCTACTACATTGGCCCCGTCGACGGCCACAACATCGACGATCTCATCACAATCCTCCGGGAGGTCAAGGGCACCAAGACCACCGGCCCGGTGCTCATCCATGTCATCACCGAGAAAGGCCGCGGCTACCCCTACGCCGAGCGTGCCTCCGACAAGTACCACG GTGTGGCTAAGTTCGACCCGGCGACGGGGAAGCAGTTCAAGACCCCGGCCAAGACGCTGTCCTACACCAACTACTTCGCGGAGGCGCTGATCGCCGAGGCGGAGCAGGACAGCAAGATCGTGGCCATCCACGCGGCCATGGGGGGCGGCACGGGGCTCAACTACTTCCTCCGCCGCTTCCCGAACCGGTGCTTCGACGTTGGGATCGCGGAGCAGCACGCCGTCACCTTCGCCGCCGGCCTGGCCTGCGAGGGGCTCAAGCCCTTCTGCGCCATCTACTCCTCGTTCCTCCAGAGAGGCTACGACCAGGTTGTGCATGACGTGGACCTTCAGAAGCTTCCCGTCAGGTTCGCCATGGACAGGGCGGGGCTTGTCGGCGCCGACGGGCCGACTCACTGCGGGGCCTTCGACGTGACGTTCATGGCTTGCCTTCCCAACATGGTCGTCATGGCCCCCTCCGACGAGGCCGAGCTGCTGAACATGGTCGCCACCGCCGCGGCCATCGATGACCGCCCCTCCTGCTTCCGATACCCGAGAGGCAACGGCATCGGCGTACCGTTGCCCGAGAACTACAAAGGCATTCCCATCGAG GTGGGCAAAGGGAGGATTATGATTGAGGGTGAGAGGGTGGCGCTGCTGGGGTACGGTTCCGCGGTGCAGTACTGCATGGCGGCGGCGTCCATCGTGGAGGAGCACGGCCTCAGGGTCACCGTCGCCGACGGCAGGTTCTGCAAGCCATTGGACCACGCCCTCATCAGGAGGCTCGCCAAGTCCCACGAGGTGATCATCACCGTCGAGGAAGGATCCATTGGAGGATTCGGCTCTCACGTGGCTCAGTTCATGGCCCTGGATGGCCTTCTCGACGGCAAACTTAAG TGGCGGCCGGTGGTGCTTCCCGACAGGTACATCGATCACGGATCACCGGCCGATCAGCTGGCGGAGGCGGGGCTGACGCCGTCGCACATCGCCGCGACGGTGTTCAACATCATTGGGCAGGCGAGGGAGGCCCTCGCCATCATGACGGTGCAGAATGTCTAG